The following are from one region of the Chloracidobacterium sp. genome:
- a CDS encoding S8 family serine peptidase, protein MPMRHAVLAAILLATVFAGSYFVDAQVLEPQSEFWASRDTVIERKKNAPAVRIGIWDSGVDVTLFPGQIAQGVDRKALLRGYNSFKLREDTAMEVLPSTFATRRDELNRALKASDDMADLVASPNVKEFNERRNKMSAEERREFDAAIGRWSGYVHGTAVADIAVRGNKQAQIVIARMEWWHGSPPVPCWNRELADREADSIRDLLTFLVSSGARVVNMSWGRFEASYLSNLRQCAPEMTLEDRQKLARYTVEKIRGVLQEGMKAAPNVLFVGAAGNSGTSVETANPATRFTLPNFILVGAVDRSGKATQFTNKGPEVTLYANGERVPARLPGGEVSYPSGTSMATPNVTNAAAKMLAVNPRLNGGEMRILLEQTGDKNSTGQLLLHTARAVEAARQSLKAKVAVPASK, encoded by the coding sequence GTGCCGATGCGACATGCCGTTTTAGCGGCGATCTTGCTGGCGACCGTTTTCGCCGGTTCTTATTTTGTCGACGCACAGGTACTCGAACCGCAGTCCGAGTTCTGGGCATCGCGCGATACCGTGATCGAACGGAAGAAGAACGCACCAGCCGTTCGGATCGGGATATGGGACAGCGGGGTGGACGTTACACTATTTCCCGGTCAGATCGCTCAGGGCGTGGATCGCAAAGCACTGTTGCGAGGCTACAACTCCTTCAAACTCAGGGAAGATACGGCAATGGAGGTCCTGCCGTCAACGTTTGCCACGCGGCGCGACGAGCTTAACCGAGCTCTAAAAGCCTCTGACGACATGGCGGATCTGGTGGCGAGCCCGAACGTAAAGGAATTTAACGAAAGGCGCAATAAGATGTCTGCGGAGGAGCGTCGCGAGTTTGATGCCGCTATTGGCCGTTGGAGCGGATATGTTCATGGGACAGCCGTCGCCGACATTGCCGTCAGAGGCAATAAGCAAGCACAGATCGTCATTGCCAGAATGGAGTGGTGGCACGGCTCGCCGCCCGTACCGTGCTGGAACCGCGAACTGGCCGACCGCGAGGCCGATTCGATTCGTGATCTGCTTACGTTTTTGGTGAGCAGCGGCGCCCGCGTTGTAAACATGTCCTGGGGCCGTTTCGAAGCCAGCTATCTCAGCAACCTGCGGCAATGCGCTCCGGAAATGACATTGGAAGACAGACAAAAGTTGGCGCGTTATACGGTTGAAAAGATCCGGGGCGTTTTGCAGGAGGGCATGAAGGCAGCCCCAAATGTGCTTTTCGTCGGAGCTGCGGGTAACAGCGGCACGTCTGTCGAAACTGCGAATCCGGCGACCCGGTTCACCTTGCCAAACTTCATCCTTGTCGGAGCCGTCGACCGATCGGGAAAAGCTACCCAATTCACCAACAAGGGACCTGAAGTCACCTTGTATGCAAATGGTGAACGCGTTCCCGCCCGTTTGCCGGGAGGCGAGGTATCGTATCCTTCTGGGACGTCGATGGCCACGCCGAACGTCACAAATGCAGCCGCGAAAATGCTTGCCGTCAATCCTCGTCTTAACGGTGGCGAGATGCGGATATTGCTTGAGCAGACCGGTGACAAGAATTCCACCGGCCAGCTATTGCTTCACACCGCAAGGGCCGTAGAGGCAGCACGCCAATCTCTGAAAGCGAAGGTTGCAGTACCGGCCTCGAAGTAG
- the recN gene encoding DNA repair protein RecN, translating to MLSFLRIENIALINSIEAEFGPGLNLLTGETGSGKSIIVDSLAALTGERVSTDLIKEGERSARIEGVFSINGTREVRQIFEEAGVELESGSEAEIVIRRDLSLAGKNRVFVNDQLVAAAFLKKIGPLLVDIHGQGDQASLFEPSSQLAMLDHFAQTGSLRENAAVCYAEWRSVCEELKTLKSDEAEKLQLVDILRFQVDEIRRADLRSGESDELEDEKRRLNNIEKLSLLSSQAFSLLYEMDGSAVSTLGQAVDRIRQLGEYDDRFKDYFEGLDAATAVLEDVSITLRNYQNNLEFSPERLEAIESRLAEIARVTRKYGGTVETAIEHHARSEARLSNIETAELREKELNTELARRRKSYLDAAAALNEKRRAAAGRFVKQIETNFKDVALEKARFEVRIDNGDDESRFGPDGSDRVEFFFTANPGESPKPMAKVASGGEASRLMLILKSVSNQQNGSKTSVFDEIDAGIGGRVAEAVGMKLKRLAAAQQVLCVTHQAQVASKADHHFVVEKSMGKRSTSITIRQLDDAERIEEIARMLAGEKITDAARENAREMIASAGKR from the coding sequence ATGCTCAGTTTTCTCAGGATCGAAAATATCGCTTTGATCAATTCGATCGAGGCCGAATTTGGCCCCGGTCTTAATTTGTTGACAGGCGAAACGGGTTCAGGAAAATCGATCATTGTTGACAGCCTCGCGGCGCTTACAGGCGAACGGGTTTCGACGGATCTGATCAAAGAGGGCGAACGGTCCGCACGGATCGAGGGTGTGTTCTCGATCAATGGTACCCGCGAGGTACGACAGATCTTCGAAGAGGCCGGTGTCGAGCTGGAAAGCGGTTCCGAGGCCGAGATCGTAATTCGCCGCGACCTATCGCTCGCCGGCAAGAACCGTGTCTTTGTGAACGATCAGCTCGTCGCAGCCGCCTTTCTCAAAAAGATCGGGCCGCTTTTGGTGGATATTCACGGCCAAGGAGATCAGGCTTCGCTCTTCGAACCCTCGTCGCAACTGGCAATGCTCGATCATTTTGCACAAACTGGATCGCTGCGTGAAAACGCAGCCGTCTGTTACGCAGAGTGGCGCAGCGTTTGCGAGGAACTCAAGACGCTTAAAAGCGACGAAGCTGAGAAACTACAGCTTGTCGATATACTCAGGTTTCAGGTCGATGAGATCCGGCGAGCCGATCTAAGATCAGGCGAAAGCGACGAGCTTGAGGATGAAAAGCGGCGGCTGAATAATATCGAAAAGCTCTCGTTACTTAGTTCGCAGGCATTTTCGCTGCTCTATGAGATGGACGGATCGGCCGTTTCGACGCTCGGCCAGGCCGTAGATCGGATCAGACAGCTCGGCGAATATGACGATCGCTTCAAAGATTATTTCGAAGGGCTTGATGCCGCAACGGCCGTTCTTGAAGACGTATCGATAACCCTGCGTAATTACCAGAACAATCTCGAGTTTTCGCCTGAGCGGCTTGAAGCGATCGAATCGAGATTGGCTGAGATCGCCCGGGTCACTCGAAAGTACGGCGGTACGGTAGAGACCGCAATTGAACACCACGCTCGATCGGAGGCACGACTATCGAATATCGAGACTGCCGAACTTCGTGAAAAGGAACTCAACACCGAACTCGCCCGAAGACGAAAGTCCTACCTGGATGCCGCTGCCGCGTTGAACGAAAAGCGCCGCGCCGCCGCCGGCCGATTTGTGAAGCAGATCGAGACAAATTTTAAGGACGTCGCGCTCGAGAAAGCGCGGTTCGAAGTCAGGATAGATAACGGCGACGACGAATCCCGTTTCGGGCCGGACGGTTCTGACCGCGTCGAGTTTTTCTTCACGGCCAACCCCGGAGAATCGCCGAAGCCGATGGCGAAGGTCGCCTCGGGCGGCGAAGCATCGCGACTGATGCTTATATTGAAGTCGGTCTCGAATCAGCAGAACGGCAGCAAGACATCCGTCTTCGATGAGATCGACGCGGGTATCGGCGGCCGCGTTGCCGAAGCCGTGGGAATGAAACTCAAACGCCTTGCAGCTGCGCAACAAGTGCTTTGCGTCACGCATCAGGCACAGGTCGCGTCGAAAGCAGACCATCACTTCGTCGTGGAAAAATCGATGGGAAAGCGGTCGACGTCGATCACCATTCGTCAGCTCGATGACGCCGAACGGATCGAAGAGATCGCCCGGATGCTTGCCGGCGAAAAGATAACCGATGCTGCCCGTGAGAACGCCCGTGAGATGATCGCATCCGCGGGGAAGAGGTAG
- a CDS encoding asparaginase has translation MPSKIIAKVFRGETVESLHRGHVVAIDGDGNTVFTYGDPKTVTFTRSAAKPFQAIPLLTTGAADAFGFSEEEIALACASHSGEPRHVRIAQLMIERIGLTEAHLRCGAHLPFYEKEAERMQRAGEYPSQFHNNCSGKHAGMLAVAKHIGADLATYDQIENPVQQEILKAVAALTGVPATKIRTAIDGCAAPNFATSVIAMAHGILNLVAPTNVLDAGLKAACGRVVAAMTKFPELIGGSERLDTLLMQAAQGQIISKVGAEGVWLCGVLPSERFPGGLGIAVKIEDGDDRRARPVIAVEILRRLQILKHDDLTEISPMPVKNRRGDVIGKVVGVLPDSDG, from the coding sequence ATGCCTTCAAAGATAATTGCAAAGGTCTTTCGCGGTGAAACGGTCGAATCGCTACATCGGGGACATGTGGTCGCGATAGATGGCGATGGAAATACGGTTTTCACATATGGCGATCCGAAGACGGTAACGTTCACGCGATCCGCCGCAAAACCGTTCCAGGCGATCCCGTTATTGACAACCGGGGCGGCGGACGCATTCGGGTTTTCGGAAGAAGAGATTGCGCTCGCTTGCGCATCGCATTCGGGCGAGCCGCGCCACGTTCGGATCGCGCAATTGATGATCGAGCGGATCGGATTGACCGAAGCTCATTTACGGTGCGGGGCACATCTGCCTTTTTACGAGAAAGAAGCCGAGCGGATGCAGCGCGCGGGGGAATATCCGTCACAGTTTCACAACAATTGCTCGGGTAAACATGCCGGAATGCTCGCGGTCGCAAAGCATATCGGGGCCGACCTCGCAACATACGATCAGATCGAGAATCCGGTGCAGCAGGAGATCCTTAAAGCGGTAGCGGCGCTTACGGGCGTGCCGGCAACCAAGATAAGAACGGCGATCGATGGCTGCGCCGCGCCGAATTTTGCGACGTCCGTCATCGCTATGGCTCACGGAATTCTGAATCTTGTCGCGCCGACGAACGTTCTCGACGCCGGGTTGAAAGCCGCGTGCGGCCGCGTCGTCGCGGCAATGACGAAGTTTCCCGAGCTGATCGGCGGCAGTGAAAGGCTAGATACTTTGTTGATGCAGGCAGCACAGGGGCAGATCATCTCGAAGGTCGGAGCCGAGGGCGTTTGGCTCTGCGGCGTTCTTCCATCTGAGAGATTTCCTGGTGGGCTTGGCATCGCGGTCAAGATCGAAGATGGTGACGATCGTCGGGCTCGTCCCGTGATCGCAGTTGAGATATTGCGTCGCCTGCAGATCCTCAAACACGATGATCTGACAGAGATCTCGCCCATGCCGGTCAAGAATCGGCGCGGCGATGTGATAGGTAAAGTTGTGGGTGTTTTACCGGATAGCGATGGCTAG
- a CDS encoding FAD-dependent oxidoreductase encodes MTTFSERAGVEGAFDFELGISDFNFSDLFDAEKLRELAERFYAEVSDKEPALGDALNKYISAHGNGYEKRVESKILTDAAPFLSDFIARLFRISKERSELERSILEQNPVWKYKFFVQRRAVKTYKPESVGEFDHSELNRALTDLRNEAFGHTLVYDDELGIATMAAALIDAEESLGKDEEPNAGAREAVANIQRTYDKLKDKTFGKVYSDFVLKTDAAGELLTVKAALAIVEAWSAAEFYRKEKRWKAFKTPHALDYQSLVHLIRPEADLPNVMRGSDDELRRRVGFKLTDDRGTMRDALYEIDYCMICHERDKDACRTGLREPDGTAKRNPLGIKTEGCPLDERISEMHQLKKQGDPIGSLALVTIDNPMCAGTGHRICNDCMKGCIFQKQEPVNIPLAETATLTDVLGLPFGFEIYSLLTRWNPLNAKRPYALPYNGKNVMVVGLGPAGYTLAQYLLNEGFGVIGFDGLKIEPLPSEWTGDNGRQCPKPIVDLSEITEELDERILSGFGGVSEYGITVRWDKNFLTMVQLMLSRRKRFRAYGGIRFGGTVTIEDAWDFGFDHIAIATGAGRPTIVPMKNNLIRGIRQASDFLMALQLTGAFKKDTLSNLQVRLPAVVIGGGLTGIDTATEIFAYYPVQVEKMLDKFEDVVAEFGEEEALGKFDGEERAMLLEFLEHGREIRAERARAAAAGETPNFVPLVRSWGGVSLVYRKRLQDSPAYRLNHEEVQKALEEGINFVELMSPTEAVPDEFGAIKALKFERVDYDAGSGKFTNTGESHEMPARTVCVAAGTSPNVIYEKEKPGTFELDEWRQFFKPFKVGQDEAGTLRLAEAEKGEPAFFTSYERDGKFISYYGDNHPQYAGNVVKAMASAKHGYPHVVSLFAEELATRGKLPQAERDAIFDRLTATLDEQLRAYVVKVDRLTPTIVDVIVKAPLQARKFEPGQFYRLQNFESSAPVVDGTRLLMEGLALTGAWVDEEKGLLSMIVLEMGTSSRLCSLLKEGEEVLVMGPTGTPTEIPENETVLLAGGGLGNAVLFSIARALRDKNNHVVYFAGYKNGADLFKREEIEKATDQVIWATDAGDEIRPMRPQDSHFRGNIVQAMAAYAEGRFGQTKLSLKDVDRIIAIGSDRMMNGVREARHGLLKPFLKDEHVAIGSINSPMQCMMKEVCAQCLQRHVNPHTGEEFWVFSCFNQDQHLDFVDFKNLNDRLRANSVQEKLTNLWLDRTFGRDDFKKLYGRAA; translated from the coding sequence ATGACTACTTTTTCCGAAAGGGCAGGCGTCGAAGGCGCTTTTGATTTTGAGCTCGGCATATCTGATTTCAATTTCTCCGACCTTTTTGATGCCGAAAAACTTCGCGAGCTTGCCGAACGATTCTACGCCGAGGTCTCGGACAAGGAGCCTGCGCTCGGCGACGCTCTGAACAAATACATCTCTGCCCATGGGAACGGCTACGAAAAGCGCGTTGAGTCAAAGATACTGACCGATGCCGCACCTTTTCTTTCTGATTTTATCGCAAGGCTTTTCCGAATTTCGAAGGAACGCTCCGAATTGGAACGCTCGATCCTCGAACAGAACCCGGTCTGGAAGTATAAGTTCTTCGTTCAGCGTCGGGCAGTCAAGACCTACAAGCCTGAATCGGTCGGCGAATTTGATCATTCGGAATTGAATCGGGCCCTCACTGATCTTCGCAACGAAGCCTTTGGTCATACGCTGGTTTACGATGACGAGCTTGGTATTGCGACGATGGCCGCTGCATTGATCGATGCCGAAGAATCGCTGGGAAAGGACGAAGAACCCAATGCCGGCGCTCGTGAAGCGGTGGCAAATATTCAACGGACATACGATAAGTTGAAAGACAAGACGTTCGGAAAGGTCTACTCCGATTTTGTCCTAAAGACCGACGCCGCGGGCGAATTGCTCACGGTCAAAGCAGCGTTGGCGATAGTCGAAGCTTGGTCGGCTGCGGAGTTCTATCGTAAGGAAAAGCGATGGAAAGCGTTCAAGACACCGCATGCGCTCGATTACCAGAGCCTTGTTCATCTGATCCGGCCTGAAGCAGATCTGCCGAACGTGATGCGCGGAAGCGACGATGAGCTGCGCCGGCGTGTAGGCTTCAAGCTGACCGATGATCGCGGCACCATGCGTGACGCGCTCTATGAGATCGACTATTGCATGATCTGTCATGAGCGCGATAAGGATGCATGCCGCACCGGGCTTCGTGAACCGGACGGTACGGCAAAGAGAAATCCGCTCGGGATCAAGACCGAGGGCTGCCCCTTGGACGAGCGTATATCTGAAATGCACCAGCTCAAAAAACAGGGCGACCCGATCGGTTCGCTGGCGCTTGTGACGATCGATAACCCGATGTGCGCCGGTACCGGTCACCGCATCTGCAACGACTGCATGAAGGGGTGCATATTTCAGAAACAGGAACCCGTCAACATACCGCTCGCCGAAACAGCGACGCTGACCGACGTGCTCGGTCTTCCTTTCGGCTTTGAGATCTACAGCCTTCTGACGCGTTGGAACCCGCTAAATGCGAAGCGCCCGTACGCTTTACCGTATAACGGCAAAAATGTGATGGTCGTCGGGCTTGGGCCTGCGGGTTACACACTTGCACAGTACTTATTGAACGAAGGGTTCGGTGTTATCGGATTCGACGGTCTCAAGATCGAACCGCTTCCGTCGGAATGGACCGGCGACAATGGCCGACAATGCCCGAAACCGATCGTGGATCTCAGCGAGATCACCGAAGAGCTGGATGAAAGGATCCTCTCGGGTTTTGGCGGCGTATCGGAATACGGCATTACGGTCCGCTGGGACAAGAACTTTCTGACGATGGTGCAACTGATGCTTTCGCGGCGAAAGCGTTTTCGTGCCTACGGAGGTATCCGTTTTGGCGGCACCGTTACGATCGAGGACGCATGGGACTTTGGTTTTGATCACATAGCGATCGCAACCGGCGCCGGACGCCCAACGATCGTCCCGATGAAAAACAATCTGATCCGCGGCATCCGGCAGGCATCCGATTTTCTTATGGCACTGCAGCTGACCGGAGCGTTCAAGAAAGACACACTTTCAAACCTGCAGGTAAGGCTGCCTGCGGTCGTGATCGGAGGGGGCCTGACCGGGATCGATACCGCGACCGAGATCTTTGCTTATTATCCGGTACAGGTCGAGAAAATGCTCGACAAATTTGAGGACGTCGTTGCTGAGTTTGGCGAAGAAGAAGCACTCGGCAAATTTGATGGCGAAGAGCGGGCGATGCTGCTCGAATTCCTTGAACACGGCCGCGAGATCAGAGCCGAGCGTGCGCGAGCCGCTGCGGCTGGCGAAACACCTAATTTTGTTCCGCTTGTTCGCTCGTGGGGTGGAGTCTCGCTTGTTTACCGAAAGCGCCTGCAGGACTCGCCGGCTTACCGGCTCAATCACGAAGAAGTACAGAAAGCACTGGAAGAAGGTATCAACTTTGTCGAATTGATGTCGCCGACCGAAGCTGTTCCTGATGAATTCGGAGCGATAAAAGCACTCAAATTCGAGCGCGTCGACTATGATGCCGGATCGGGAAAATTCACGAATACAGGTGAGTCACACGAAATGCCGGCGCGAACCGTCTGTGTGGCTGCGGGAACCTCGCCGAACGTGATCTACGAGAAGGAAAAGCCCGGCACGTTCGAATTGGACGAATGGCGCCAGTTTTTCAAACCGTTCAAGGTCGGGCAGGACGAAGCGGGAACGCTGCGATTGGCCGAAGCGGAAAAGGGCGAGCCCGCGTTCTTCACTTCGTATGAACGCGACGGCAAGTTCATCTCATACTATGGCGATAATCATCCGCAATATGCAGGAAATGTCGTAAAAGCGATGGCGTCGGCCAAGCATGGGTATCCTCACGTTGTGTCGCTCTTTGCCGAGGAATTGGCAACGCGTGGAAAGCTCCCGCAAGCCGAACGCGATGCGATCTTCGATCGGCTTACCGCGACGCTTGACGAACAATTACGAGCTTATGTCGTCAAGGTCGATCGACTCACCCCGACGATCGTTGACGTCATTGTCAAAGCTCCGCTTCAGGCACGAAAATTCGAGCCGGGCCAGTTTTATCGCCTCCAGAACTTTGAGTCTTCGGCGCCGGTCGTTGACGGCACACGCCTCTTGATGGAAGGCCTCGCTCTGACCGGTGCGTGGGTCGATGAAGAAAAGGGCCTGCTTTCGATGATCGTACTTGAAATGGGTACCTCGTCGCGGCTTTGCTCATTGTTGAAAGAAGGCGAAGAAGTTCTCGTGATGGGCCCGACCGGAACGCCTACCGAAATTCCCGAGAACGAAACGGTTCTGCTCGCCGGCGGCGGGCTTGGCAACGCGGTCTTGTTCTCGATCGCAAGGGCATTGCGGGACAAGAACAATCATGTCGTATATTTTGCCGGCTATAAGAACGGCGCCGATCTTTTCAAACGCGAGGAGATCGAGAAGGCGACCGATCAGGTGATCTGGGCGACCGACGCTGGCGACGAGATCCGGCCGATGCGGCCGCAGGATTCGCATTTCCGCGGCAACATCGTCCAGGCAATGGCCGCCTACGCCGAAGGACGTTTCGGCCAGACGAAACTCAGTCTCAAGGATGTGGACCGGATCATAGCCATTGGCTCTGACCGCATGATGAACGGGGTCCGCGAAGCGCGTCACGGCCTTTTGAAGCCATTCCTGAAAGACGAGCACGTCGCGATAGGTTCGATAAATTCACCGATGCAGTGCATGATGAAGGAAGTCTGCGCACAGTGCCTGCAGCGGCACGTAAATCCGCACACCGGCGAGGAATTCTGGGTCTTTTCGTGCTTCAATCAGGATCAGCATCTCGACTTCGTCGATTTCAAGAACCTCAATGACCGGCTGCGTGCGAACAGTGTTCAGGAAAAGCTGACGAATCTTTGGCTTGACCGTACGTTCGGCCGGGACGATTTCAAGAAGCTCTATGGCCGGGCGGCATAA
- a CDS encoding peptidase M14 yields MRFVSTLALGALIFAMQTFSQTPAQLAEIWDKEHVTNKLPSNLRHQDLKLYLDGLLKLGLKVNEVGRSNANREIYQIEWGKGPLKIFLWSQMHGDEPTATSALIDMFTVLEKNRDQEWAKRIAEKVTIRAVPMLNPDGAEVFIRRNLQGIDINRDALDLKTPEGRLLKQLRDSWQPEIGFNLHNQQALTAAGQTDKQAAISFLVVYGDEAKTPSDGHERNKRIVAAMIQALNQFIPGHIARYDDEWTPTAFGDNFSKWGTPVILIETGGLHGKDEMYLVKMNFVAMMTALKVVADGTEKDFSPSNYEYLPSNSGRRLMNIVFRGGTVIDVATAAGAAADIGINLERRRAAFVAPAMVRAVGSISMRGLDEYDASNFHIVGRIQPIKPGNFAELLFYKRDRQIDWKVPDIEKEFPPDAILSLGKWIKGAGVVPKR; encoded by the coding sequence ATGAGATTCGTGTCCACACTGGCTCTCGGTGCGCTTATTTTTGCAATGCAGACCTTCTCACAAACTCCCGCCCAGCTTGCTGAAATATGGGACAAGGAACATGTGACGAACAAACTGCCGTCTAATCTCAGACATCAGGACCTGAAGCTCTACCTTGACGGCCTTTTGAAACTCGGGCTCAAGGTCAACGAGGTCGGCAGGAGCAACGCCAATCGTGAGATCTATCAGATCGAATGGGGCAAAGGCCCGCTTAAGATCTTCCTATGGTCTCAGATGCATGGCGACGAACCGACCGCGACATCGGCATTGATCGATATGTTCACGGTACTTGAAAAAAATCGTGATCAGGAATGGGCAAAGCGGATTGCCGAAAAGGTCACTATCCGAGCGGTTCCGATGCTCAACCCTGACGGTGCCGAGGTCTTTATTCGCCGCAATCTGCAAGGCATTGATATCAACCGCGACGCTCTCGATCTGAAGACGCCGGAAGGCCGGCTTCTAAAGCAGCTGCGAGACAGCTGGCAGCCGGAGATAGGCTTCAACCTTCATAATCAGCAGGCGCTAACGGCTGCGGGCCAGACCGATAAACAAGCGGCGATCTCTTTCCTGGTCGTTTACGGCGACGAAGCAAAAACGCCAAGTGACGGACATGAACGCAACAAACGGATCGTCGCGGCGATGATTCAGGCCTTGAACCAATTCATCCCGGGCCACATTGCCCGTTACGACGATGAATGGACTCCGACAGCGTTTGGCGATAACTTCTCAAAATGGGGAACGCCGGTAATACTCATCGAAACAGGCGGGCTTCACGGCAAAGACGAAATGTACCTCGTCAAGATGAATTTCGTTGCAATGATGACGGCATTAAAGGTCGTCGCCGATGGAACGGAAAAGGACTTTAGCCCGTCTAACTACGAGTATCTACCAAGCAATTCAGGGCGCCGGCTAATGAATATCGTCTTTCGCGGCGGCACCGTCATCGACGTCGCGACCGCTGCGGGAGCTGCGGCCGACATAGGAATAAATCTGGAACGCCGACGAGCCGCATTCGTTGCCCCGGCGATGGTTCGGGCGGTCGGGTCGATCTCAATGCGGGGACTTGACGAATATGACGCCAGCAATTTTCATATTGTTGGCAGGATCCAGCCGATAAAGCCTGGCAACTTTGCCGAGCTGTTATTCTATAAACGGGATCGCCAGATCGATTGGAAAGTACCTGACATAGAGAAAGAATTTCCTCCGGACGCGATCCTATCGCTCGGAAAATGGATCAAGGGTGCAGGTGTCGTGCCCAAAAGGTAA